The following nucleotide sequence is from Tardiphaga alba.
AAGGCGCCATCGGCGATCGAGGATTTCGTCGCATGCACGCTGGCGCCGCCGAGTTCTTCCGCGGTGACGACCTCGTTGGTGACGGTCTTCACCACATCCGGTCCGGTGACGAACATGTAACTGGTGTTCTTCACCATGAAGATGAAGTCGGTCATGGCTGGCGAATAGACGTCGCCGCCGGCGCATGGGCCCATGATAACGGAGATCTGCGGGATCACGCCCGAGGCCTGCACATTACGACGGAAGACGTAGGAGTAACCAGCGAGTGCGGCGACGCCCTCCTGGATGCGCGCGCCACCGGCGTCATAAAGGCCGATGATCGGCGCTCGCGCCTTCATGGCCATGTCCTGGATCTTGGTGATCTTCAGCGCATGGGTCTCCGACAGCGAGCCGCCGAACACGGTAAAGTCCTTGGCGAAGACGAAGATCTTGCGGCCATTGACGGTGCCCCAGCCGGTGACAACACCGTCACCCGGAATTTTGGACTTATCCATGCCAAATTCCACGGAGCGGTGTTCGACGAACATGTCGAACTCCTCGAAGGATCCCTTGTCCAGAAGCAGCTCGATGCGCTCGCGGGCGGTAAGCTTGCCCTTTGAGTGCTGCGACTCGATACGCTTCTCGCCGCCGCCGAGTTTTGCGCCGGCGCGGCGCGCTTCGAGGGTATCCAGGATCTCTTTCATGTGCTCCAGCCCGTCAAATTCGCGTGTTTTAGCCCGCTTTGGCGGCGGGGTTTGGCCGTCGTTCTAGCATGCGGTTTTCGGGTCTGGAAACGCCCATCCGCATGGCTGGAAAGTGTTGAAAACGCATGGCAACGGCCATCGGCATGCCTATATCCCGGTCAGTCAGGAGGCCGGCATGGCGAATATCGGGATCAACGAGAACAGCGGAGCCGCCACCGGCGGCGTGCGGGATTTGCTGCGCTGGGAGGGCGTCACCCTCTTCGTCGGCATGACACTGTTTTACTGGATTTCCGGCGCATCCTGGCTGCAATACGCGCTGGTGTTCTTCCTGCCTGATCTCGCTTTCCTGGCCTATCTTGCCGGTCCGCGGATCGGCGCCGGCGTCTATAATGCGACCCACGCCACCATCGGTCCATTGCTGCTGGTGCTGTTCGGGCTCGTGACGGCAGAGCCAGTCCCCGGCGCGTTGGCGATGATCTGGCTGGCCCATATCGGCTTCGACCGAATGCTTGGCTACGGCCTGAAATACGAGAGGGGTTTTCACTTCACCCATCTTGGCCGTATCGGCAAACACGCGGCCGCCGCCAAGCCGATTGCGAACAGTGAAACGACCACGAATGAAGTCAAGGCGGCCTGAGCAAGGCTCAGCGGCCGCGACCTGACAGGCGCAGCACGAAGACGAGAACTTCCGCCACCGCCTTGTAGAGCTCTTCCGGAATCTCGTCGCCGAGTTCGACATTGGAGAGCGCGCCGGCAAGCACCTCGTTTTCCTCGATCGGAATATCGTGCGCCTTGGCAACCTCGATGATCTTCTCGCCGACAGCCCCTCTGCCCTTGGCGGTGACACGCGGCGCACCGGTCTTGTCATAATGGAGCGCGACGGCGAGTGCGCGTTTCGGCTGGACGATCATAGCGCGCGATCCAGAAAATGACCGGCTGCGGCCGGCTGCGGCTGCACCGGCGCGCCTTCACGAATGACGATATCGCCGGGCTGCAGATTGGCATGGAGCAGCGCCTGGCTGAGCTGCGCTGCGCCGGCCTGCAATTGCAATGCTGTCGCCGGCCGCTCTGCCCACATCCGCACCGACGTCTTATCACCGGTGAGCGATACCAGCGCATGCACTGGCCCCGCTGGCTCGACATCGAGAGAGAACCGCGCGCGCCAGATCTTCTTCGCCGCTTCGACCTCGCTGCCCTGCCCGTCATCACGCGCGATCTCGAATTGCGCTACCGCCGTGCCATGCGGCATCGCGAATGGAATCTCGAAACTCCAGCGCTGGGCCACCTGATCGGCCCGCTGCGGATAAACGGCATCGACACGATCTGGCAGCGACGCCACCTGATGCAAAGTCTGGCGCGCGATCGCCGCATCGGTGTCGGACAGCAGATGTTCAATGGTGGGGCCGAGTTGTGCATTCGGCGGCAATGTCGGCTGCATCATCGGCTGCGCGCTCGGCAACGCACCGCGCAATGGCGGCGGGGGCACTTGGGGACGCTGGCCAAGGATCTCTGCCAGCGGAGCTCCGGATTGTCCCTTTGCCGCCGGAATGGCCTCCAGCAACGCAGCATCCTCAGACATCGCTTGAGCGAGGATATTCATACTGCGTGTTGCGAGCTGTTGCGGAGCCCCTTCGCGCGTGGCGACCGGCGCGGTCTTGGCAACGGCTCCCACCGGCTGTGTCTGTAGATCCGGCGTTGCAGTGTCGTCAGGC
It contains:
- a CDS encoding EscU/YscU/HrcU family type III secretion system export apparatus switch protein; amino-acid sequence: MIVQPKRALAVALHYDKTGAPRVTAKGRGAVGEKIIEVAKAHDIPIEENEVLAGALSNVELGDEIPEELYKAVAEVLVFVLRLSGRGR
- a CDS encoding flagellar hook-length control protein FliK — encoded protein: MQNAQLILANALASSKLSLTPQEAVAVSTATQSAVTQQTSLANLFANLGAATSLANLPPKLQQAVAQVLAQRPQLDTQLTGGEVKTAFQNSGLFLESSLAQGLPASGAMPDMKAALIVLKQALTTALGSNGSATTAPTAQQPAQAQPGAATLPAVPTTPAQIQAAAATLVPAMLPKSAMKGDLSVTPDGALPDDTATPDLQTQPVGAVAKTAPVATREGAPQQLATRSMNILAQAMSEDAALLEAIPAAKGQSGAPLAEILGQRPQVPPPPLRGALPSAQPMMQPTLPPNAQLGPTIEHLLSDTDAAIARQTLHQVASLPDRVDAVYPQRADQVAQRWSFEIPFAMPHGTAVAQFEIARDDGQGSEVEAAKKIWRARFSLDVEPAGPVHALVSLTGDKTSVRMWAERPATALQLQAGAAQLSQALLHANLQPGDIVIREGAPVQPQPAAAGHFLDRAL
- a CDS encoding DUF4260 domain-containing protein produces the protein MANIGINENSGAATGGVRDLLRWEGVTLFVGMTLFYWISGASWLQYALVFFLPDLAFLAYLAGPRIGAGVYNATHATIGPLLLVLFGLVTAEPVPGALAMIWLAHIGFDRMLGYGLKYERGFHFTHLGRIGKHAAAAKPIANSETTTNEVKAA